In Amphiprion ocellaris isolate individual 3 ecotype Okinawa chromosome 2, ASM2253959v1, whole genome shotgun sequence, the genomic stretch AATTCTGCATTAGCTGGACAAATCTGGACAATTAAACGCTGCTACAATGATGCTAAAAAGACAACAGACATCCTAGCTGGAGAACACTGCATTGCTATTTGCAGGCTGCGAGATCACAGCATGTATTTGCCTGATCGATGATAAACATACTCTCCAGATATATTAACAAAACGACATATTACGCATCGAGCGCTACAAACGCAATCAAATCTCTCGCCGGTGGTTAAAATGATCCTTTAAAGGATGTACTTACTCGTTTTTATCCATCTTGAAGACACTATCCCGTTTTTCCCCTCTCGCTATGTTAAATCccttctcccctctcctctttcAGTCCCCTCCCCCTTCGATGTTAGAAATGAAAGACATTAACCACGCAAATTTCGCAGTCTGGCTGATAAAATGGGTATAATGCCCCACCGAAACTGGCGTGTTCTCATTGTGCAGCTGAGCTTACAACACAGGCATTGCAAATGatttcatcacacacacactgcatatgCATTctctttattatacagtttaTTTCACACTATTTTTTCCAgtacaaatattgaaaaatgtgaCCCTGAAAGCCACACTGTTGCAGGTTCCCCCCATGCCAAAGGTGAATTAAGTATGATCGAAATTTTATGGCAAATATACTGGATGTGCATGTGACTGACCAGAATACATCAAAAGAAAAGCCTCTCATCATGCAGTTTtaagcagaaaaatacaatatttggGGATTTACAGAATAACTGGACACATTGGGGTAAATTCAAgatttattaacatttaataaCACTGGACCAAAAACAGCATTCATACAGTGTGCATCCCGAAGTCCGAACTCCTAACAAGCCCTCAGAGACTGATTGTTGAGACAGGGCATCCCACTTAAGCCCGCGCTGTGTAAGCAATCCACCCATCCCCAAGCTCTGGTCCTGTAGGCAGACACATGGCCCATTCATTAGCAAAATGTACATGAACATTTGTCAGAATGTGTGAAAAGAAAATTGTTCCTGTCTCTGAGGCAGGAAACCTGGTTCCTTGTTGCATAAACACTTCATCTGACGTGACGTGAATGACTGTTGAGGGATTGTTATTATAAGTGCACTATCAGAATGGAAATCATGGATATTATCTGGGTTTCTGGCTGCAAAGTTGGTCTTAAAATACTatgaaacacattaaaataccTCCAGTGCTGTCATATTAATGATAGTGAATAGTGATCAACTGATGGATCAGTCCAGGCATTTATCAGATACAATActcaacatttttttgattatcAGTATTGTCATTTATTGCAACCTATTCTTAAATAAATTACTTATTTGAAAATGCTCTGCTGTGGCTCTGtttttttaagagttttttttttaaatctatttttattcttattggcactgctgctaattgtcgtgttcttccaaacaaatttcgttgtacttctgcacaatgacaataaagtctctttatctttatctgtaGTCCCCGCCCACAGAtctatctgattggttacatgtcGTGACTAACAGCCAATGAGCACTAAAGGATACAAGCTGAAAagttcttttaattaaacatacagaaacgaaattaaaaaaataaatatatatatatatatatatatatatatatatatatatatatatatatatatatatatatatatatatatatatatcattgaCGTTTTGTACATTTTGGCGCCAGGACTTTAATTTTTGCTGCAAATATGAATTGGTTCCAAATACAAATACTGGTCTTTAATCAACCCTGAAAGAAATCATATCAGTCGACCCCGAACAGTGACGCACAAAGTCAAAAATACATATTCTTTaagctttatttttgtaataaacTGACTCAAGAACTAGTCTGATCCTTTTGCACAGCTTCAgattaaacagaaacacagacatttACTCTTGCACATTTGTCAGCTAACAAGCTTACAGGAGCAGCTCGATCTTTGGGTTTATATCTTCAGCCTCCTGGAGACCTTGGATAGAAAGCAGTGCAGATGTTTGAGGCATTTCTGACCTCAGTATGGGGCAGCCTGTGCAAGCTCAGGTGTAGAGTGTCCACAAACTGCCAGAAGTGAGCAAGGTGACTCAGaatatttatttcagtgtttactATAAGCACCTGGCATGGCCTACTTCTGCCTGCATCTTATCAGAGGTACATGGGTGGAGCTAAAGCTAATGAGCAATCCAGCTGAACATAGCAAACAAAGGATGAGGAAAAGACCTCAGTTACACATCTGCTGATCACAGTGACAATTCACTCACATTTTCGTGTTGACTTTACTCATCCTTCTTGAATTTTCCTTTAATGTATGGCACATAGTCTAGAATTAACCGCCAGTCTGTGAAGTGAACGAGTGCCACGCCTCCGACCGTTCCCCAAGCTACCATGTTCGGGACCCTGCATGACAAGAAAACAACTCctaaatgagacagaaatggaACCACACAACCCGATATAACTGAGATGATTAATTCAAGCAGCATGGTAATCACACAAAAAGATACTTCTTTTGGGATGACATTTGTAAGTACAAAAAAGTTAATTGTGATTAGAAAATTGCAATTAGCAAATTGCAAGGGTTGCAATTTGGGATGGTTGTTATGCAGTACATCTGATTCAGGATATAAACTGTGTCAGAacttttacaaattcatgtcGT encodes the following:
- the LOC111568216 gene encoding cytochrome b-c1 complex subunit 10-like — translated: MVQKILNKFVGAKYVAILRTWVPNMVAWGTVGGVALVHFTDWRLILDYVPYIKGKFKKDE